A genomic stretch from Triplophysa dalaica isolate WHDGS20190420 chromosome 4, ASM1584641v1, whole genome shotgun sequence includes:
- the crybb3 gene encoding beta-crystallin B3 isoform X1, giving the protein MEIQVKMLDQQGVPDKRMFEKSQGGVSAVYKISLYEFENFRGKKVELSAECKDLTEKKLEKVGSLVVESGPWVAFERKGLAGDQFVLEKGEYPRWSTWTNSQNSSCLLSVRPLKVVRQTSPIQTLAEVLSVFTEFCVSCQDSADHKLHLFEDASFAGRKMEIVDDDVPSLWVHGFQDRVASAKAVNGTWVGYMYPGYRGRQYVFEHGEFKQWNDWGASEPQLQSFRRVRDMQWHKRGCFIVPDPAPKPKPNPSPAPPAPPTTALST; this is encoded by the exons ATGGAGATACAG GTCAAGATGTTGGATCAACAGGGAGTTCCGGATAAGCGTATGTTTGAGAAGAGTCAAGGTGGAGTCAGTGCCGTTTACAAG ATCTCGCTGTATGAGTTTGAGAACTTCCGTGGGAAGAAGGTGGAGCTGTCAGCCGAATGTAAGGATCTGACGGAGAAGAAACTGGAGAAGGTGGGATCACTCGTGGTGGAGTCTGGACC GTGGGTGGCGTTTGAGCGGAAAGGTTTGGCCGGAGATCAGTTTGTTCTGGAGAAAGGAGAATATCCACGCTGGAGCACCTGGACCAACAGTCAGAACAGCTCCTGTCTTCTGTCCGTCAGACCTCTGAAAGTGGTTAGACAAACATCACCCATACAGACGCTTGCTGAAGTGTTGTCAGTGTTCACTGAGTTTTGTGTCTCCTGTCAGGACAGCGCCGATCATAAGCTTCATCTGTTTGAGGACGCCAGCTTCGCTGGGAGAAAGATGGAAATCGTGGACGATGATGTTCCCAGTCTGTGGGTTCATGGATTTCAGGATCGTGTTGCCAGCGCTAAAGCTGTCAATGGAAC aTGGGTGGGCTACATGTACCCTGGTTATCGCGGGCGTCAGTACGTCTTTGAACACGGTGAATTTAAACAATGGAACGACTGGGGCGCCTCAGAACCGCAGCTGCAGTCTTTCAGGCGTGTACGTGACATGCAGTGGCACAAACGCGGCTGCTTCATCGTCCCTGACCCGGCTCCAAAACCCAAACCCAACCCAAGCCCCGCCCCTCCTGCCCCGCCCACCACCGCTCTCAGCACCTGA
- the crybb3 gene encoding beta-crystallin B3 isoform X2: MEIQVKMLDQQGVPDKRMFEKSQGGVSAVYKISLYEFENFRGKKVELSAECKDLTEKKLEKVGSLVVESGPWVAFERKGLAGDQFVLEKGEYPRWSTWTNSQNSSCLLSVRPLKVDSADHKLHLFEDASFAGRKMEIVDDDVPSLWVHGFQDRVASAKAVNGTWVGYMYPGYRGRQYVFEHGEFKQWNDWGASEPQLQSFRRVRDMQWHKRGCFIVPDPAPKPKPNPSPAPPAPPTTALST; this comes from the exons ATGGAGATACAG GTCAAGATGTTGGATCAACAGGGAGTTCCGGATAAGCGTATGTTTGAGAAGAGTCAAGGTGGAGTCAGTGCCGTTTACAAG ATCTCGCTGTATGAGTTTGAGAACTTCCGTGGGAAGAAGGTGGAGCTGTCAGCCGAATGTAAGGATCTGACGGAGAAGAAACTGGAGAAGGTGGGATCACTCGTGGTGGAGTCTGGACC GTGGGTGGCGTTTGAGCGGAAAGGTTTGGCCGGAGATCAGTTTGTTCTGGAGAAAGGAGAATATCCACGCTGGAGCACCTGGACCAACAGTCAGAACAGCTCCTGTCTTCTGTCCGTCAGACCTCTGAAAGTG GACAGCGCCGATCATAAGCTTCATCTGTTTGAGGACGCCAGCTTCGCTGGGAGAAAGATGGAAATCGTGGACGATGATGTTCCCAGTCTGTGGGTTCATGGATTTCAGGATCGTGTTGCCAGCGCTAAAGCTGTCAATGGAAC aTGGGTGGGCTACATGTACCCTGGTTATCGCGGGCGTCAGTACGTCTTTGAACACGGTGAATTTAAACAATGGAACGACTGGGGCGCCTCAGAACCGCAGCTGCAGTCTTTCAGGCGTGTACGTGACATGCAGTGGCACAAACGCGGCTGCTTCATCGTCCCTGACCCGGCTCCAAAACCCAAACCCAACCCAAGCCCCGCCCCTCCTGCCCCGCCCACCACCGCTCTCAGCACCTGA